The following coding sequences lie in one Capsicum annuum cultivar UCD-10X-F1 chromosome 5, UCD10Xv1.1, whole genome shotgun sequence genomic window:
- the LOC107870531 gene encoding RNA demethylase ALKBH10B: MQTGNATVGSLMPEKMPVQQQQQWFSPQQMDERDGFISWLRGEFAASNAIIDALCHHLRLVGEAGEYDGVISCVQQRRGNWSSVLHMQQYFSVAEVIYSLHQVEWRKQQKGFDGGGVGKGGKRNGGGRGGGAWRNEGGKDGKESQGQNFSMDGYGKTNGVEKIDVVEVKQGEKKELVGNPEANSSLKSSVCTESSDSQGEVDKTDDKHDSNSEGSSTVENESHSIQIPTEKQNVVPKTFDAKEIHDGKPVNVVEGMKLYEELLNSSEVSKLVTSVNDLRAAGRRGQLPAQTFIISKRPMKGHGREMIQLGLPIVDAPPEDEAAISTYKDRKTEAIPGLFQDVIDRLSAMQVLSTKPDACVIDIFNEGDHSQPQLWPYWYGRPISVLFLTDCEMTFGKVINVDHPGDYRGSLKLSFAPGSVLVMQGRSTEFVKYAIPSIRKQRILVTFTKLQPRRIKSGDSQRFPSSAGGPVPQWVPPSRSPNHMRRPFGPKHYGSMPTTGVLPVPAVRPQLAPASIQPIFVPAAVAPAMPFPAPVALPPASAGWAAPPPRHPPPRLPLPGTGVFLPPGSGPSVADNILAENPTSEKENAAGSLSDSTVSQKDITDSSEVQTQECNGKADANHAEKAVADEERH, translated from the exons ATGcagactggaaatgctactgttGGGTCGTTGATGCCGGAGAAAATGCCAGTGCAACAGCAGCAGCAGTGGTTTTCTCCACAGCAAATGGATGAGAGGGATGGATTTATATCGTGGTTAAGAGGGGAATTTGCAGCATCGAATGCGATAATTGATGCGTTATGTCACCATTTGAGGTTAGTTGGTGAGGCTGGTGAATACGATGGGGTGATAAGTTGCGTACAACAAAGGAGAGGGAATTGGAGTAGTGTGTTGCATATGCAGCAGTATTTTTCAGTAGCTGAAGTGATTTATTCATTGCATCAAGTGGAATGGAGGAAGCAACAAAAGGGGTTTGATGGAGGGGGGGTGGGTAAGGGGGGAAAGAGGAATGGTGGGGGTAGAGGGGGTGGGGCATGGAGGAATGAGGGAGGGAAAGATGGAAAAGAAAGTCAAGGTCAGAATTTTAGTATGGATGGTTATGGTAAGACTAATGGGGTTGAAAAGATTGATGTTGTAGAAGTTAAGCAAGGGGAGAAGAAAG AATTGGTTGGAAATCCAGAAGCAAATAGCTCACTGAAGAGTTCAGTTTGCACAGAATCTAGCGATTCACAAGGTGAAGTAGACAAAACTGATGATAAACATGATTCAAACTCCGAAG GGTCTTCTACTGTGGAGAACGAATCCCATTCCATCCAAATACCAACTGAGAAGCAGAATGTTGTACCCAAAACTTTTGATGCTAAAGAGATACACGATGGAAAACCG GTTAATGTTGTTGAAGGCATGAAACTGTACGAGGAATTGCTAAACAGTTCAGAAGTTTCAAAACTTGTTACTTCGGTAAATGATTTGAGAGCTGCTGGTAGAAGAGGACAGCTTCCTG CGCAGACATTTATAATCTCAAAGAGACCTATGAAGGGGCATGGAAGGGAGATGATCCAGTTGGGCCTTCCCATTGTAGATGCACCTCCTGAGGACGAAGCTGCCATTTCCACATACAAAG ACCGGAAAACGGAAGCGATTCCTGGCTTGTTCCAAGATGTTATTGATCGACTGAGTGCTATGCAAGTATTGTCTACAAAGCCGGATGCTTGCGTTATTGATATCTTCAATGAG GGGGACCACTCACAGCCTCAGTTGTGGCCTTATTGGTACGGGAGGCCAATATCTGTGTTGTTCTTGACGGACTGTGAAATGACTTTCGGTAAGGTGATTAACGTGGATCATCCAGGAGATTATCGAGgttctctcaaactctcttttgCACCAGG ATCCGTACTTGTAATGCAGGGAAGATCAACTGAATTTGTGAaatatgcaattccatccattCGGAAGCAGCGAATACTTGTGACCTTTACAAAGTTGCAGCCGAGAAGAATCAAGTCTGGTGATAGTCAGCGTTTCCCTTCATCTGCAGGAGGTCCTGTCCCCCAATGGGTTCCTCCTAGCAGGTCACCGAATCATATGCGTCGTCCTTTTGGGCCCAAGCATTATGGTTCCATGCCAACAACTGGTGTATTACCTGTTCCAGCTGTTCGTCCGCAGTTAGCTCCTGCAAGTATCCAGCCAATTTTTGTTCCTGCAGCGGTTGCACCAGCTATGCCTTTTCCAGCACCAGTTGCCCTTCCACCTGCCTCAGCTGGATGGGCAGCACCTCCTCCTAGGCATCCCCCACCCCGACTGCCACTCCCTGGCACTGGCGTTTTCCTTCCTCCAGGCTCTGGACCTTCAGTTGCTGACAACATTCTTGCCGAAAATCCAACCTCAGAAAAGGAAAATGCTGCAGGTTCTCTTAGTGATTCAACTGTTTCTCAGAAAGATATCACAGATAGCAGTGAAGTACAAACACAAGAGTGCAATGGAAAGGCAGATGCTAATCATGCCGAGAAAGCAGTGGCTGATGAAGAACGACACTAA